A part of Chitinimonas koreensis genomic DNA contains:
- a CDS encoding methyltransferase domain-containing protein codes for MSTIQDIFPPSAAASLRPAVSATPGRLEDWPESAHAEVWRRNLGAAIIGVAATPDATLVAAASIDRRVALFSAAGELLWQRTLGNEAWAVAISDDASRIAVGTAAKQPAAGAIAVFDRAGELLWQLEVDAPVWSVALSGDGRRLAAGCWNNQAYVFEAADGRFEERARKRLGEAGVYGVAMSAYGDRILAAAYDQSVVLLDGGMTALSEYASGSGAYHTALSRDGSRGVAGLRDGRAMLLRPHAEEPVLYTEVISQRPICGAAVSAQGLAALGSFDGRAYLVNGEGRLLWSLDAGGEVWATAVSTDGALVVVGSGDGTLRLVRNRVDDAANASLLWLEHTVERAGEGAPALAAAQRAVAAFRRLGLIDYAVRRLQDWGPRIGREAASELARRLLLDDTAAFPRHHQSHFLLATMFEAQGEYRQAAWHYIWAGQDDRLRLDGLTRAGEAFSRAGLGFAAKSAFRRAHEQRVGEEAKRTLYSMGRAFEDNGQLAEARKYYEVVFTFSPDYRDVFARLEQLGTPEAAAAAEAELNDANEAAESTAPAKSAVPADWYDSLLLGLLGPDVPRLAEVDQSLHPILRARSKELAVSAEDRKRMLSVIAEHALERDAPGRQAGLDYDEAVYMRYDASVPEDETKKSLELIHVLDCIKRYGPFQRSLDIGAATGRYPTLFSGMGIEAFGVDIEPEAVAFALKKRGDAPYPDFRVGDARALPFEDASFNLVTCMMGTAAHIPAGDMATVLAEIHRCLRPGGAFILSTWDVECPHLTFLSIYSHAQKEEMRRNSPTRGEVRAMALAQGFTVDELRPVGLMPESITYELDLQQFGPNRIGHLVDLDLAFRALFPALHGQMYVMLVRKPA; via the coding sequence ATGAGCACGATCCAAGACATCTTCCCGCCGTCCGCAGCCGCATCGCTGCGCCCGGCCGTATCCGCGACGCCCGGCCGCCTGGAGGACTGGCCGGAGTCCGCCCACGCCGAGGTCTGGCGGCGCAACCTGGGCGCCGCCATCATCGGCGTGGCCGCCACGCCCGATGCCACCCTGGTGGCGGCCGCCAGCATCGACCGCCGGGTCGCGCTGTTCTCGGCCGCCGGCGAGCTGCTGTGGCAGCGCACACTCGGCAACGAAGCCTGGGCGGTGGCGATCTCCGACGACGCCTCGCGCATCGCGGTCGGCACCGCCGCCAAGCAGCCGGCTGCCGGCGCCATCGCGGTGTTCGACCGCGCCGGCGAACTGCTGTGGCAGCTCGAGGTCGACGCGCCGGTCTGGAGCGTGGCGCTGTCCGGCGACGGCCGCCGGCTGGCGGCCGGCTGCTGGAACAACCAGGCCTACGTGTTCGAGGCCGCCGACGGCCGCTTCGAGGAACGCGCCCGCAAGCGGCTGGGCGAGGCCGGCGTCTACGGCGTGGCGATGTCGGCCTACGGCGACCGCATCCTGGCGGCCGCCTACGACCAGTCGGTGGTGCTGCTCGACGGCGGCATGACCGCGCTGTCCGAGTACGCCAGCGGCAGCGGCGCCTACCACACCGCGCTGTCGCGCGACGGCAGCCGCGGCGTGGCCGGCCTGCGCGACGGCCGCGCCATGCTGCTGCGGCCGCATGCCGAGGAGCCGGTGCTGTACACCGAGGTGATCTCGCAGCGGCCGATCTGCGGCGCCGCCGTATCGGCCCAGGGCCTGGCCGCGCTCGGCTCGTTCGACGGCCGCGCCTACCTGGTCAACGGCGAGGGCCGGCTGCTGTGGTCGCTCGACGCCGGCGGCGAGGTGTGGGCCACCGCGGTGTCGACCGACGGCGCGCTGGTGGTGGTCGGCTCGGGCGACGGCACGCTGCGGCTGGTGCGCAACCGCGTCGACGACGCCGCCAACGCCTCGCTGCTGTGGCTGGAACACACCGTCGAGCGCGCCGGCGAGGGCGCGCCGGCGCTGGCCGCCGCCCAGCGCGCGGTGGCGGCCTTCCGCCGGCTCGGCCTGATCGACTACGCGGTGCGCCGGCTGCAGGACTGGGGCCCGCGCATCGGCCGCGAGGCGGCCAGCGAGCTGGCGCGCCGGCTGCTGCTGGACGACACCGCCGCGTTTCCGCGCCACCACCAGAGCCATTTCCTCTTGGCCACCATGTTCGAGGCGCAGGGCGAGTACCGCCAGGCCGCCTGGCACTACATCTGGGCCGGCCAGGACGACCGCCTGCGGCTCGACGGCCTGACCCGCGCCGGCGAGGCGTTCTCGCGCGCCGGGCTCGGCTTCGCCGCCAAGTCGGCCTTCCGCCGCGCCCACGAGCAGCGCGTCGGCGAGGAAGCCAAGCGCACGCTGTACAGCATGGGCCGCGCCTTCGAGGACAACGGCCAGCTGGCCGAGGCGCGCAAGTACTACGAGGTGGTGTTCACCTTCAGCCCGGACTACCGCGACGTGTTCGCCCGGCTCGAGCAGCTCGGTACGCCGGAGGCCGCCGCGGCGGCCGAGGCGGAGTTGAACGATGCGAACGAAGCGGCCGAGTCGACGGCTCCCGCCAAGTCGGCGGTTCCCGCCGACTGGTACGACAGCCTGCTGCTGGGCTTGCTCGGGCCCGACGTGCCGCGGCTGGCCGAGGTCGACCAGTCGCTGCACCCGATCCTGCGCGCGCGCTCCAAGGAGCTGGCGGTCAGCGCCGAGGACCGCAAGCGCATGCTGAGCGTGATCGCCGAGCATGCGCTGGAGCGCGATGCGCCGGGCCGCCAGGCCGGCCTCGACTACGACGAGGCGGTCTACATGCGCTACGACGCCTCGGTGCCCGAGGACGAGACCAAGAAGTCGCTCGAGCTGATCCACGTGCTCGACTGCATCAAGCGCTATGGCCCGTTCCAGCGCAGCCTCGACATCGGCGCCGCCACCGGCCGCTACCCGACCCTGTTCAGCGGCATGGGCATCGAGGCCTTCGGCGTCGACATCGAGCCCGAGGCGGTCGCCTTCGCGCTGAAGAAGCGCGGCGACGCGCCCTACCCCGACTTCCGGGTCGGCGACGCCCGCGCGCTGCCGTTCGAGGACGCCAGCTTCAACCTGGTCACCTGCATGATGGGCACCGCCGCGCACATCCCGGCCGGCGACATGGCCACCGTGCTGGCCGAGATCCACCGCTGCCTGCGGCCCGGCGGCGCCTTCATCCTGTCGACCTGGGACGTCGAGTGCCCGCACCTGACCTTCCTGTCGATCTATTCGCACGCGCAGAAGGAAGAGATGCGGCGCAACTCGCCGACCCGCGGCGAGGTGCGGGCGATGGCGCTGGCGCAGGGCTTCACGGTGGACGAACTGCGCCCGGTCGGCCTGATGCCGGAATCGATCACCTACGAGCTCGACCTGCAGCAGTTCGGCCCGAACCGCATCGGCCACCTGGTCGACCTCGACCTGGCGTTCCGCGCGCTGTTCCCGGCGCTGCACGGCCAGATGTACGTGATGCTGGTGCGCAAGCCGGCCTGA
- a CDS encoding MbtH family protein: MSDKYEDGDDRRYLVVVNHEDQYSIWPAERPLPAGWTAEGFAGDKAACLAHIETVWTDMRPKSLRQAMGEA; the protein is encoded by the coding sequence ATGAGCGACAAGTACGAAGACGGCGACGATCGCCGCTACCTGGTGGTCGTCAACCACGAGGACCAGTATTCGATCTGGCCGGCCGAACGGCCGCTGCCGGCGGGCTGGACGGCGGAAGGCTTCGCCGGCGACAAGGCGGCCTGCCTCGCCCATATCGAGACGGTGTGGACCGACATGCGGCCGAAGAGCCTGCGGCAGGCGATGGGCGAGGCGTGA
- a CDS encoding MFS transporter: MTRQQAPLLRRLWQKTGLADNRAEATLLLVAFVDAVGRGLFLAGATFFYTQVVKLSNVQVGIGLSLAGLVGLACAVPIGRLADRVGAGRTLIGLQVWRAACFCVYPFVTDFHLFLLVACLIGAVEQAVWPIIQALAGSIAQGASYVKTISKVSVVRNVAYTLSAGIVALIIGAAGGKTAMQALLIANAAAFLASALMLLFARLPAPAARAEKSSEAEPRRPFWAQGQPFRDKNFLLLSLLNGFLSLHAAAMNIALPLWILTKTDAPKASVGVLLAVNTVLTVALQLRFSRGGDQLAIAARKQLYAGISLAGFCVLAALTDTPNLWLACALLLLCTVVLTFGELWQSAGAWGLSFGLAPERERAYYLSVYSLGTTVMAIIGPGLLPIAVVEKGMAGWLTFAALFAVAGLAVPILAQRASRQPAFVAAPAEAKA; encoded by the coding sequence ATGACAAGACAGCAAGCGCCCCTGTTGCGGCGCCTGTGGCAGAAAACCGGCCTGGCCGACAACCGCGCCGAAGCGACGCTGCTGCTGGTCGCCTTCGTCGACGCGGTCGGGCGCGGGCTGTTCCTGGCCGGCGCCACCTTCTTCTATACCCAGGTGGTCAAGCTCAGCAACGTCCAGGTCGGCATCGGCCTGTCGCTGGCCGGCCTGGTGGGCCTCGCCTGCGCGGTGCCGATCGGCCGGCTGGCCGACCGCGTCGGCGCCGGCCGCACGCTGATCGGCCTGCAGGTCTGGCGCGCGGCCTGCTTCTGCGTCTACCCCTTCGTCACCGACTTCCACCTGTTCCTGCTGGTCGCCTGCCTGATCGGCGCGGTCGAGCAGGCGGTCTGGCCGATCATCCAGGCGCTGGCCGGCTCGATCGCCCAGGGCGCCTCCTACGTCAAGACCATCTCCAAGGTCTCGGTGGTGCGCAACGTGGCCTACACGCTGTCGGCCGGCATCGTCGCGCTGATCATCGGCGCGGCCGGCGGCAAGACCGCCATGCAGGCGCTGCTGATCGCCAACGCCGCGGCCTTCCTCGCCTCGGCGCTGATGCTGCTGTTCGCCCGCCTGCCGGCGCCGGCCGCGCGCGCCGAAAAGAGCAGCGAGGCGGAACCCAGGCGCCCGTTCTGGGCGCAGGGCCAGCCATTCCGCGACAAGAACTTCCTGCTGCTGTCGCTGCTCAACGGCTTCCTCTCGCTGCACGCGGCGGCGATGAACATCGCGCTGCCGCTGTGGATCCTGACCAAGACCGATGCACCCAAGGCCTCGGTCGGCGTGCTGCTGGCAGTCAACACCGTGCTGACGGTAGCGCTGCAGCTGCGCTTCAGCCGCGGCGGCGACCAGCTCGCCATCGCCGCGCGCAAGCAGCTCTATGCCGGCATCTCGCTGGCCGGCTTCTGCGTGCTGGCCGCGCTGACCGACACGCCGAACCTGTGGCTGGCCTGCGCGCTGCTGCTGCTGTGCACGGTGGTGCTGACCTTCGGCGAGCTGTGGCAGTCGGCCGGCGCCTGGGGCCTGTCGTTCGGCCTGGCGCCGGAGCGCGAGCGCGCCTACTACCTGAGCGTGTACTCGCTCGGCACCACGGTGATGGCGATCATCGGGCCGGGCCTGCTGCCGATCGCGGTGGTGGAGAAGGGCATGGCCGGCTGGCTGACCTTCGCCGCGCTGTTCGCGGTGGCCGGGCTGGCGGTGCCGATCCTGGCGCAGCGGGCCAGCCGGCAGCCGGCCTTCGTGGCGGCGCCGGCCGAAGCCAAGGCCTGA
- a CDS encoding aminotransferase class I/II-fold pyridoxal phosphate-dependent enzyme, with the protein MNHAESLAQYQSFKELGLKLDMSRGKPAPEQLDLSLPLLDALPGFKAADGSDTRNYGGAVGLPEARALFAELLDLPAAQVVVDGNSSLALMHDTLAFAMLHGVSGQEPWVRQAPISFLCPVPGYDRHFAICEALGIRMINVPMGDGGPDMDLVERLVAEDAGIKGMWCVPKYSNPGGVVYSDETVRRLAAMKTAAPDFRLMWDDAYRFHHLGEERIAIANVVEACAAAGNPDRAIVFASTSKVTLAGAGLAALASSPANVAWWTRHVSVRTIGSDKVNQLRHVAFLKDRAGVEALMERHRLILKPKFDAVLAQFEALLGGVADVSWTHPQGGYFIDLLTPPGKARRTVELAREAGITLTPAGAAFPYGKDPSDRHIRIAPSFPTLGDITEAARGIALSLRVAIGE; encoded by the coding sequence ATGAACCACGCAGAATCCCTCGCCCAGTATCAATCCTTCAAGGAACTCGGCCTCAAGCTCGACATGTCGCGCGGCAAGCCGGCACCCGAGCAGCTCGACCTCTCGCTGCCGCTGCTCGACGCGCTGCCCGGCTTCAAGGCTGCCGACGGCAGCGACACCCGCAACTACGGCGGCGCGGTCGGCCTGCCTGAAGCGCGCGCGCTGTTCGCCGAGCTGCTCGACCTGCCGGCCGCCCAGGTGGTGGTCGACGGCAACTCCAGCCTCGCGCTGATGCACGACACCCTGGCCTTCGCCATGCTGCACGGCGTGTCGGGCCAGGAGCCGTGGGTGCGCCAGGCGCCGATCTCCTTCCTCTGCCCGGTACCCGGCTACGACCGCCACTTCGCCATCTGCGAAGCGCTCGGCATCCGCATGATCAACGTGCCGATGGGCGACGGCGGCCCCGACATGGACCTGGTCGAGCGCCTGGTCGCCGAGGATGCCGGCATCAAGGGCATGTGGTGCGTGCCCAAGTACAGCAACCCGGGCGGCGTGGTCTACTCGGACGAGACGGTGCGCCGGCTGGCCGCGATGAAGACCGCGGCGCCCGATTTCCGCCTGATGTGGGACGACGCCTACCGCTTCCACCACCTGGGCGAGGAGCGCATCGCCATCGCCAACGTGGTCGAGGCCTGCGCCGCCGCCGGCAACCCGGACCGCGCCATCGTGTTCGCCTCGACCAGCAAGGTGACGCTGGCCGGCGCCGGCCTCGCCGCGCTGGCTTCCTCGCCGGCCAACGTGGCCTGGTGGACGCGCCACGTGTCGGTGCGCACCATCGGCTCGGACAAGGTCAACCAGCTGCGCCATGTGGCCTTCCTCAAGGACCGCGCCGGCGTCGAGGCGCTGATGGAGCGCCATCGCCTGATCCTCAAGCCCAAGTTCGACGCCGTGCTGGCGCAGTTCGAGGCGCTGCTGGGCGGCGTGGCCGACGTGAGCTGGACCCATCCGCAGGGCGGCTACTTCATCGACCTGCTGACCCCGCCGGGCAAGGCGCGCCGCACGGTCGAGCTGGCGCGCGAGGCCGGCATCACGCTGACCCCGGCCGGCGCCGCCTTCCCCTACGGCAAGGACCCATCCGACCGCCACATCCGCATCGCGCCGAGCTTCCCGACGCTGGGCGACATCACCGAGGCGGCGCGCGGCATCGCGCTGTCGCTGCGGGTGGCGATCGGCGAATAA
- the can gene encoding carbonate dehydratase, which yields MTQALDHLFANNRQWAEQVKAERPEFFAQLAKQQTPEYMWIGCADSRVPANELIGLLPGEVFVHRNVANLIVHSDLNCLSTLQFAVDLLRVKHVIVCGHYGCAGVRAALDDVRVGLADNWLRHIHDLRRVHSRWIEKFPPEMRADKLCELNVIEQVVNASQTTVVQDAWARGQDVAVHGWVYRISDGLLHDMGMSVGQPEELVDLYRDFFKREG from the coding sequence ATGACCCAAGCGCTCGACCATCTCTTTGCCAACAACCGCCAATGGGCCGAACAGGTCAAGGCGGAGCGGCCCGAGTTCTTCGCCCAACTGGCCAAGCAGCAGACGCCCGAATACATGTGGATCGGCTGCGCCGACAGCCGGGTGCCGGCCAACGAGCTGATCGGCCTGTTGCCCGGCGAGGTGTTCGTGCACCGCAACGTCGCCAACCTGATCGTGCATTCGGATCTCAACTGCCTGTCGACGCTGCAGTTCGCGGTCGACCTGCTGCGGGTCAAGCACGTGATCGTCTGCGGCCACTACGGCTGCGCCGGCGTGCGGGCGGCGCTCGACGACGTGCGGGTGGGCCTCGCCGACAACTGGCTGCGCCACATCCACGACCTGCGCCGGGTGCACAGCCGCTGGATCGAGAAATTCCCGCCCGAGATGCGCGCCGACAAGCTGTGCGAGCTCAACGTGATCGAACAGGTGGTCAACGCCTCCCAGACCACGGTGGTGCAGGACGCCTGGGCGCGCGGCCAGGACGTCGCGGTGCACGGCTGGGTCTACCGCATCTCGGACGGCCTGCTGCACGACATGGGGATGAGCGTCGGCCAGCCGGAGGAGCTGGTCGATCTGTATCGGGATTTCTTCAAGCGCGAGGGATGA
- a CDS encoding Hsp70 family protein, with translation MYTQSARACGIDFGTSNSTAGWLRPGTSPLLALEDGKATLPSVVFFNAEEDSTCFGRHALAEYLDGYEGRLMRSLKSLLGSSLIDGQTEVLGRALPFRELLARFIGELKLRAEQSADRDFDTAVFGRPVHFVDDNPAADRQAEETLAATARAVGFREVSFQFEPIAAAFHYEQDIDREELVLIADIGGGTSDFSLVRLSPERARRAERQDDLLANAGVHVGGTDFDKYLSLRGVMPLLGLGSRLRNNSEVPSSYFFNLATWHTINFNYTRKIWMELQEVYRDAREQDKLDRLLRVIEHREGHWLALQVEQAKIALSDAESTTMALDRIREGLSHVVDRAVFEDATALLVDQVEHTVAGLLADAGLAAGKIDTVFFTGGSSGVPQLRRRIAALLPAARAVEGDLFGSIGAGLAVEAMRRYGPD, from the coding sequence ATGTACACCCAATCCGCCCGCGCCTGCGGCATCGACTTCGGCACCTCCAACTCCACCGCCGGCTGGCTGCGCCCCGGCACCTCGCCCTTGCTGGCGCTCGAGGACGGCAAGGCCACGCTGCCCTCGGTGGTGTTCTTCAACGCCGAGGAAGACAGCACCTGCTTCGGCCGCCACGCCTTGGCCGAATACCTCGACGGCTACGAAGGCCGGCTGATGCGCTCGCTCAAGAGCCTGCTCGGCTCGAGCCTGATCGACGGCCAGACCGAGGTGCTCGGCCGCGCGCTGCCGTTCCGCGAACTGCTGGCCCGCTTCATCGGCGAACTCAAGCTGCGCGCCGAGCAAAGCGCCGACCGCGACTTCGATACCGCGGTGTTCGGCCGGCCGGTGCATTTCGTCGACGACAACCCGGCCGCCGACCGCCAGGCCGAGGAGACGCTGGCCGCCACCGCGCGCGCAGTGGGCTTTCGCGAGGTCAGCTTCCAGTTCGAGCCGATCGCGGCGGCCTTCCATTACGAGCAGGATATCGACCGCGAGGAGCTGGTGCTGATCGCCGACATCGGCGGCGGCACCTCGGACTTCTCGCTGGTGCGGCTGTCGCCCGAGCGCGCGCGCCGCGCCGAGCGGCAGGACGACTTGCTGGCCAACGCCGGCGTGCATGTCGGCGGCACCGACTTCGACAAGTACCTGAGCCTGCGCGGCGTGATGCCGCTCTTGGGCCTGGGCAGCCGGCTGCGCAACAACTCCGAGGTGCCGTCGAGCTACTTCTTCAACCTGGCGACCTGGCACACCATCAACTTCAACTACACGCGCAAGATCTGGATGGAATTGCAGGAGGTCTACCGCGACGCGCGCGAGCAGGACAAGCTCGACCGGCTGTTGCGCGTGATCGAGCACCGCGAGGGCCACTGGCTGGCGCTGCAGGTCGAGCAGGCCAAGATCGCGCTGTCCGACGCCGAATCCACCACCATGGCGCTCGACCGCATCCGCGAAGGCCTGAGCCACGTGGTCGACCGCGCGGTGTTCGAGGACGCCACCGCGCTGCTGGTCGACCAGGTCGAGCACACCGTGGCCGGCCTCCTGGCCGATGCCGGCCTCGCCGCCGGCAAGATCGACACCGTATTCTTCACCGGCGGCTCCAGCGGCGTGCCGCAGCTGCGCCGCCGCATCGCCGCGCTACTGCCGGCCGCGCGCGCGGTCGAGGGCGACCTGTTCGGCAGCATCGGCGCCGGCCTGGCGGTCGAGGCGATGCGGCGCTACGGACCCGATTGA
- a CDS encoding sigma-54-dependent transcriptional regulator — protein MSKKPSKSPRVLVVDDEPDLRELVELTLLKMGLDVETADGVAGARARLDAGGIDLCLTDMRMQDGSGLDLLRHIESRGMDVPVAVITAYGSLDNAVEALKAGAFDYLAKPVSLDQLRTLVRSALEVDKPAGKPGAVGDKPFIGDSPAIRHALQLIDRLARSQAPVYITGESGSGKERAARLIHAQSSRSAQAFVPVNCGAIPENLMESEFFGHKKGAFTGADGERDGFFQAAEGGTLFLDEVADLPLGMQVKLLRVIQEKRVRKLGDTREVPVDVRIVCATHQDLAKCVEDGRFRQDLYYRLNVIELKMPALREMREDIAQIAHGVLARLAQQNGMDEPPLARDAIEALTAYDFPGNVRELENILERALALCDGQRISADDLQLRRTDDDGPLPSAAIGDKYPLQDYLDRMEKEAILEALDKTRFNRTQAAKILGVTFRSLRYRMERLGIN, from the coding sequence ATGAGCAAGAAACCCTCCAAGTCCCCCCGCGTCCTGGTCGTCGACGACGAGCCCGACCTGCGCGAGCTGGTCGAGCTGACGCTGTTGAAGATGGGGCTCGACGTGGAGACCGCCGACGGCGTGGCCGGCGCCCGCGCGCGGCTCGACGCCGGCGGCATCGACCTGTGCCTGACCGACATGCGCATGCAGGACGGCTCGGGACTCGACCTGCTGCGCCACATCGAGAGCCGCGGCATGGACGTGCCGGTGGCGGTGATCACCGCCTACGGCAGCCTCGACAACGCGGTCGAGGCGCTCAAGGCCGGCGCCTTCGACTACCTGGCCAAGCCGGTCTCGCTCGACCAGCTGCGCACGCTGGTGCGTTCGGCGCTCGAGGTCGACAAGCCGGCCGGCAAGCCCGGCGCGGTCGGCGACAAGCCCTTCATCGGCGATTCGCCGGCGATCCGCCACGCCCTGCAGCTGATCGACCGGCTGGCGCGCAGCCAGGCGCCGGTCTACATCACCGGCGAATCGGGCAGCGGCAAGGAGCGTGCCGCGCGGCTGATCCACGCCCAGTCGAGCCGTTCCGCGCAGGCCTTCGTGCCGGTCAACTGCGGCGCGATCCCCGAGAACCTGATGGAGAGCGAGTTCTTCGGCCACAAGAAGGGCGCCTTCACCGGTGCCGACGGCGAGCGCGACGGCTTCTTCCAGGCGGCCGAGGGCGGCACGCTGTTCCTCGACGAGGTGGCCGACCTGCCGCTGGGCATGCAGGTGAAGCTCTTGCGGGTGATCCAGGAAAAGCGCGTGCGCAAGCTCGGCGACACGCGCGAGGTGCCGGTCGACGTGCGCATCGTCTGCGCCACCCACCAGGACCTGGCCAAGTGCGTCGAGGACGGCCGCTTCCGCCAGGATCTCTACTACCGGCTCAACGTGATCGAGCTGAAGATGCCGGCCCTGCGCGAGATGCGCGAGGACATCGCCCAGATCGCCCATGGCGTGCTGGCGCGGCTGGCGCAGCAGAACGGCATGGACGAGCCGCCGCTGGCGCGCGACGCGATCGAGGCGCTGACCGCCTACGACTTCCCCGGCAATGTGCGCGAACTGGAGAACATCCTCGAACGCGCGCTGGCGCTGTGCGACGGCCAGCGCATCAGCGCCGACGACCTGCAGCTGCGCCGTACCGACGACGACGGCCCGCTGCCCTCGGCCGCCATCGGCGACAAGTACCCGCTGCAGGACTACCTCGACCGGATGGAGAAGGAAGCGATCCTCGAGGCGCTCGACAAGACCCGCTTCAACCGCACCCAGGCGGCCAAGATCCTCGGCGTCACCTTCCGCTCGCTGCGCTACCGGATGGAGCGGCTGGGGATCAATTGA
- a CDS encoding two-component system sensor histidine kinase NtrB → MPRARPDVPDDFWRSAKVFNLFRALIALALAATAWFFGHRFFPGSDDRTALLWLAAVYLAITAGYGLCLRLRWPHFRVLLSIQVCTDIVCIVGAMHLAGGLRTGIALLLLPFLASAGLISRGRTTLFHAAMATIALLLQQGYQSLVDGGSADLFQAGLLSIGCFATAWLAHRLSRYATESERLAEKRGIDLANMAQINRLVIQDVSDGVLVLDGSGVVRQYNQRAERMLGPGMTAGKTVLAEFCPPLARALTEWREGHSMLPLDLDVTRQTVRPRFMPVQVGASATGAVIFLEDTERLRREAQQMKLAALGRLTANIAHEIRNPLSAIGHAAQLLAEEADDPAALRLTRIMVDNTRRLDRMVRAILDLNRRDRAEPVDLRLHDWLLAFIAEFREVEGIAALLGIDCPHGAVARFDEGQLHQVLWNLCRNGWRYCSRHDGALRLVVARIGDQWALEVRDDGPGIAAEDVAKLFEPFFTTDAKGTGLGLYIAREICAGNDSVLEYVAAPPHAKPGGACFRITFPARPA, encoded by the coding sequence ATGCCGCGCGCCCGTCCCGACGTTCCCGACGACTTCTGGCGTTCCGCCAAGGTCTTCAACCTGTTCCGCGCGCTGATCGCGCTCGCGCTGGCGGCCACCGCCTGGTTCTTCGGCCACCGCTTCTTCCCCGGCTCCGACGATCGCACCGCGCTGTTGTGGCTGGCCGCCGTCTACCTGGCGATCACCGCCGGCTACGGCCTGTGCCTGCGGCTGCGCTGGCCGCATTTCCGCGTGCTGCTGTCGATCCAGGTCTGCACCGACATCGTCTGCATCGTCGGCGCCATGCACCTGGCCGGCGGCCTGCGCACCGGCATCGCGCTGCTGCTGCTGCCCTTCCTCGCCTCGGCCGGGCTGATCAGCCGCGGCCGCACCACGCTGTTCCACGCCGCCATGGCGACCATCGCGCTGCTGCTGCAGCAGGGCTACCAGTCGCTGGTCGACGGCGGCAGCGCCGACCTGTTCCAGGCCGGCCTGCTGTCGATCGGCTGCTTCGCCACCGCCTGGCTCGCGCACCGGCTGTCGCGCTACGCCACCGAATCGGAGCGGCTGGCCGAGAAGCGCGGCATCGACCTGGCCAACATGGCGCAGATCAACCGGCTGGTGATCCAGGACGTGTCGGACGGCGTGCTGGTGCTGGACGGCTCCGGCGTGGTGCGGCAGTACAACCAGCGCGCCGAGCGCATGCTCGGGCCGGGCATGACCGCCGGCAAGACGGTGCTGGCCGAATTCTGCCCGCCGCTGGCGCGTGCGCTGACCGAGTGGCGCGAAGGGCACAGCATGCTGCCGCTCGACCTGGACGTGACGCGCCAGACCGTGCGGCCGCGCTTCATGCCGGTGCAGGTCGGCGCCTCGGCCACCGGCGCGGTGATCTTCCTCGAGGACACCGAGCGGCTGCGGCGCGAGGCGCAGCAGATGAAGCTCGCCGCGCTCGGCCGGCTGACCGCCAACATCGCCCACGAGATCCGCAATCCGCTGTCGGCCATCGGCCACGCCGCCCAGCTGCTGGCCGAGGAGGCCGACGACCCGGCCGCGCTCAGGCTCACCCGCATCATGGTCGACAACACCCGCCGGCTCGACCGCATGGTGCGCGCCATCCTCGACCTGAACCGGCGCGACCGCGCCGAGCCGGTCGACCTGCGGCTGCACGACTGGCTGCTGGCCTTCATCGCCGAATTCCGCGAGGTCGAGGGCATCGCCGCGCTGCTCGGCATCGACTGTCCGCACGGCGCGGTGGCGCGCTTCGACGAGGGCCAGCTGCACCAGGTGCTGTGGAACTTGTGCCGCAACGGCTGGCGCTACTGCTCGCGCCACGACGGCGCGCTGCGGCTGGTGGTGGCGCGGATCGGCGACCAGTGGGCGCTGGAGGTGCGCGACGACGGGCCCGGCATCGCCGCCGAGGACGTCGCCAAGCTGTTCGAGCCGTTCTTCACCACCGACGCCAAGGGCACCGGCCTGGGCCTCTACATCGCCCGCGAAATTTGTGCTGGAAATGACAGTGTGCTGGAATATGTCGCTGCGCCGCCGCACGCCAAACCGGGCGGCGCCTGTTTCCGCATCACTTTCCCGGCCCGCCCCGCATGA